One genomic window of Cannabis sativa cultivar Pink pepper isolate KNU-18-1 chromosome 2, ASM2916894v1, whole genome shotgun sequence includes the following:
- the LOC115719500 gene encoding uncharacterized protein At5g02240: MATLPRVPLVISIRSSKCRLVAESSTHFSYLTLSSSSSSHSRNRKSLSLSAAMADSSSSSSTVLVTGAGGRTGQIVYKKLKESSLYVARGLVRTQESKESIGGADDLYVGDVRDESSIVPAVQGIDALIILTSAVPKMKAGFDPTKGGRPEFFFDEGAYPEQVDWIGQKNQIDAAKAAGVKQIVLVGSMGGTDLNHPLNKLGNGNILIWKRKAEQYLADSGVPYTIIRAGGLLDKEGGVRELLVGKDDELLKTETKSVPRADVAEVCIQALQFEESKNKAFDLASKAEGVGTPTKDFKAFFSQITTQF; encoded by the exons ATGGCTACGCTTCCACGTGTCCCCTTAGTGATATCAATAAGGAGTAGTAAATGCAGATTGGTGGCAGAATCTTCTACCCACTTCTCTTATctcactctctcttcttcttcttcttctcactcAAGAAACCGCAAATCTCTCTCCCTTTCAGCTGCAATGGctgattcttcttcttcttcttctaccgTCCTTGTTACTGGAGCTGGTGGCAGAACtg GGCAAATTGTTTACAAGAAGTTGAAGGAGTCAAGCTTGTATGTGGCTAGAGGTCTAGTTAGAACACAAGAGAGCAAGGAAAGCATTGGAGGAGCAGACGATCTTTATGTCGGCGATGTAAGAGACGAATCCAGCATTGTTCCTGCAGTCCAAGGAATTGATGCTCTTATAATTCTAACTAGTGCTGTGCCAAAGATGAAAGCCGGGTTTGATCCAACTAAAGGTGGAAGGCCTGAGTTCTTTTTCGATGAGGGTGCTTATCCCGAACAg GTTGATTGGATTGGGCAGAAGAATCAGATAGATGCTG CCAAGGCTGCTGGAGTAAAGCAAATTGTGTTAGTTGGGTCTATGGGTGGAACAGACCTTAATCATCCCTTGAACAAATTAGGCAATGGAAATATATTG ATTTGGAAGAGGAAAGCCGAGCAGTATTTGGCTGACTCCGGTGTTCCCTACACAATTATTAG GGCGGGTGGCTTGTTAGACAAAGAAGGTGGTGTGAGGGAACTGCTCGTGGGAAAAGATGACGAGCTTCTGAAGACAGAAACCAAATCTGTCCCTAGGGCCGATGTTGCAGAAGTCTGCATTCAG GCTCTGCAGTTTGAGGAGTCGAAAAATAAGGCATTTGATCTGGCATCAAAGGCTGAGGGAGTTGGGACACCAACTAAGGATTTCAAAGCCTTCTTTTCTCAGATCACTACTCAATTTTAA
- the LOC115719497 gene encoding LOW QUALITY PROTEIN: putative disease resistance protein At1g50180 (The sequence of the model RefSeq protein was modified relative to this genomic sequence to represent the inferred CDS: deleted 2 bases in 1 codon) has product MAVEEAVVSFVIERLGDFLINEAKFLYGVKDQVKNAKIKLQCMRAFLKDADAFVRNGDERVSLLVVQIRENSYALEDVIETYVFKVASSNHGTIRRALKWCVSIVDVYRVGSKIKEISSNIDTWTLQLERFGVQKSIDKADEASSSYVQERRQLRQAYSYIEDNHVVGSIKTLKSVALLTEKENPHKHKAISICGMGGLGKTTLARKVYQHPQVREHFDCYAWASISQQCNRREVLEGILLGFTSPTDEQRNHIKNLSDVELAKKLYDFQKKWKCLVLLDDIWTTTTWDLLKHAFPTTQGDTHSKILLTTRNKDVALHVDQHGFIHEPHLLNDKESWELFQNKYSCVGTDPSGNIHITLSNSMIIIFLFIFATICRCPYLFIFTGYINSDSNDDEERKKELAVEMLKKCSGLPLAIIVLAGLLSKKHTIHDWELIKRNVTRCIGQGDQQHDVDSRYRSVLWVLGLSYSELPSHLKPCFLYLARYAEDVTIRVKELCQILIAEGFISSQESVIETLEDVAYDWLSELVERSMIQVKKMSSTGRRIKSFGVHDLMRDLCLSKAQDENFLHFIDWRNKREEPKATNVRRVSIYNNDRTNYDFIHMVGNVDGSLRFLTADGRGMNFAIDQRVLRHVCNHFLMLRVLIINGQHRDGFTMKLPKEIGNLIHLRLLRIPYWQIEKIPSSFGNLRCLQTLRVWTKSDKIPNSLCKLQRLRHLHFLTPVSGVEFGKFLRSTKSRNIQTLGYISTKDLVLSDFLQLESIKKLKISIDGNLDTFLHSPQTIITFTCLLTFQVVNSTGIKIDIVPLILSCPQIYKLRVMSPIVRLPQVNQFSPNLIKLSLEKLKLEDDPMPTLEKLPKLRILVIGYEAYMGEEMVCSSGGFNLLESFILTSVGRLKEWKVEKSALPRLRYLHIGNCTRLRSIPDGVRNIVTLNEMVISCMPKKFKERMEEGGEDFYKVKHVPSLVFDYCH; this is encoded by the exons ATGGCGGTAGAAGAGGCTGTTGTTTCTTTTGTGATTGAAAGGCTTGGAGACTTTCTCATAAATGAGGCCAAGTTCTTGTATGGAGTCAAAGACCAAGTCAAGAATGCAAAGATCAAGCTGCAATGTATGAGGGCTTTCTTGAAAGATGCAGATGCTTTTGTGAGAAATGGCGATGAGAGAGTAAGTCTTTTGGTTGTCCAAATCAGAGAAAATTCTTATGCCTTGGAGGATGTTATCGAAACTTATGTCTTCAAAGTGGCTTCTTCTAATCATGGAACTATCAGACGTGCACTGAAATGGTGTGTTAGCATTGTTGATGTGTATAGAGTTGGATCAAAGATAAAGGAGATCTCATCCAACATTGATACTTGGACGTTGCAATTAGAAAGATTTGGAGTACAGAAATCAATAGACAAGGCTGATGAAGCTTCATCAAGCTATGTCCAAGAGCGAAGACAGTTGAGGCAAGCTTATTCTTATATTGAAGACAACCATGTTGTTGGATCGATAAAGACATTGAAGAGT GTAGCCCTTTTGACTGAAAAAGAGAACCCTCATAAGCATAAGGCAATTTCGATATGTGGGATGGGTGGTTTGGGGAAGACTACTCTTGCAAGAAAGGTTTATCAACATCCTCAAGTCAGAGAACATTTTGATTGTTATGCTTGGGCCTCAATATCTCAGCAATGTAACAGACGAGAAGTCTTGGAGGGAATTTTACTTGGTTTCACTTCTCCTACAGATGAACAAAGAAACCACATAAAAAACTTGAGTGATGTTGAATTAGCCAAGAAGCTTTATGACTTTCAGAAAAAGTGGAAGTGTTTGGTGCTTCTTGATGATATATGGACTACTACAACTTGGGATCTTCTAAAACATGCATTCCCTACTACTCAAGGAGATACACATAGCAAGATCCTACTCACTACTCGGAATAAGGATGTAGCTTTGCATGTGGATCAACATGGTTTCATCCATGAACCTCATTTGCTCAATGACAAGGAGAGTTGGGAGCTGTTTCAGAACAAGTACTCATGTGTTGGAACAGATCCATCAGGTAACATTCATATCACTCTTTCTAATTCAATGATCATAATATTCCTTTTTATCTTTGCTACCATTTGTAGATGTCCCTA TTTGTTCATTTTCACCGGATATATAAATTCAGACTCAAATGATGATGAAGAAAGGAAGAAAGAACTAGCTGTAGAGATGCTTAAGAAGTGCTCTGGTCTACCATTAGCCATCATTGTGCTTGCTGGACTTCTATCTAAGAAACATACCATACATGATTGGGAGCTGATAAAACGAAATGTAACTCGTTGCATAGGTCAAGGTGATCAACAACATGATGTTGACTCGAGATACCGTAGTGTTTTGTGGGTGTTAGGTTTGAGTTACAGTGAGTTACCATCTCACTTAAAGCCTTGTTTTTTGTACTTGGCTCGTTACGCTGAAGATGTCACAATAAGAGTAAAAGAGTTATGTCAAATACTCATAGCAGAAGGTTTTATATCATCACAAGAAAGTGTAATAGAAACTTTAGAGGATGTGGCATATGATTGGTTAAGTGAGTTGGTGGAGAGGAGTATGATTCAGGTAAAAAAAATGAGTTCAACAGGAAGAAGGATAAAATCATTTGGCGTTCATGATCTCATGCGAGACTTGTGTCTGTCTAAAGCTCAAGATGAAAACTTTCTGCATTTTATTGATTGGAGGAATAAAAGGGAAGAACCAAAAGCAACAAATGTAAGAAGGGTTTCCATCTATAACAATGACAGGACAAATTATGATTTTATTCATATGGTTGGAAATGTAGATGGCTCTCTCAGGTTCCTTACTGCAGATGGTCGGGGAATGAATTTTGCAATAGATCAAAGAGTATTAAGACATGTATGCAATCACTTTTTGATGCTTAGAGTTTTGATTATTAATGGTCAGCATCGGGATGGCTTTACCATGAAGTTACCTAAAGAAATTGGGAATCTAATCCATCTAAGGTTATTACGTATTCCTTATTGGCAGATTGAAAAGATTCCATCTTCTTTTGGCAATTTAAGATGCCTGCAGACTTTGAGAGTATGGACTAAGAGTGATAAAATACCAAATTCATTGTGCAAGTTGCAAAGGTTGAGGCATCTGCATTTTTTGACTCCAGTTAGTGGTGTAGAGTTTGGTAAATTCTTGAGATCAACTAAATCTAGAAATATACAGACATTAGGATATATTTCTACCAAAGATCTTGTTCTGAGTGATTTTCTACAGCTGGAGAGTATCAAGAAATTGAAAATTAGTATAGATGGAAATCTTGACACATTCTTACACAGTCCACAAACAATCATCACATTCACTTGTCTTCTTACTTTCCAAGTGGTAAATAGTACTGGCATCAAGATAGATATTGTTCCTCTGATATTAAGTTGTCCTCAGATTTATAAACTTAGAGTGATGTCGCCTATAGTAAGATTGCCACAAGTCAACCAATTCTCCCCAAATCTCATCAAGTTAAGTTTGGAAAAGCTCAAACTGGAGGATGATCCAATGCCAACATTAGAAAAGCTGCCAAAATTAAGAATCCTTGTCATTGGTTATGAAGCCTATATGGGGGAAGAGATGGTGTGCTCAAGTGGAGGTTTCAATCTACTTGAATCTTTTATACTTACTTCTGTAGGAAGATTAAAAGAGTGGAAGGTGGAGAAGAGTGCATTGCCTAGGCTTCGCTATTTGCATATTGGTAACTGCACAAGATTGAGAAGTATTCCAGATGGAGTAAGAAACATTGTTACACTCAATGAGATGGTCATATCTTGTATGCCTAAGAAATTCAAAGAAAGGATGGAAGAAGGAGGAGAAGATTTCTATAAAGTCAAGCACGTGCCATCCCTTGTTTTTGACTACTGTCATTGA
- the LOC115719496 gene encoding laccase-17, with the protein MHPKKNITSSHFQIIQNNSKTKKIPTMASHFLKAVFAFCTFLLLCVLLPQLAHAKHTGITRHYKFDIKLQNVTRLCKTKSILTVNGKFPGPRIIAREGDRVLIKVANHVQNNVTLHWHGIRQLRSGWADGPAYITQCPIQTGQTYLYNFTIIGQRGTLFWHAHISWLRATIYGPIVILPKRHVPYPFPQPFKEVPIIFGEWWNANTETIISQALKTGSGPNVSDAYTINGLPGPLYNCSTKDTFKLKVKPGKTYLLRLINAALNDELFFSIANHSLTVVEADAVYVKPFRTQTILITPGQTTNVLLRTKPKAPNAIFAMAARPYVTGPAAFDNSTTMGLLEYETGPNHKKNKKLPLLKPVLPKLNDTSFSFKFSQKIRSLANAKFPAKVPKNINRKFFFTVGLGLSSCSKSQRCTNNTQVLAGINNVSFIQPNTALLQAHFFNKTKGVFTTDFPTNPPFKFNYTGKPPSNLMLSTGTKVVVLPYKTSVELVLQDTSIIGAESHPLHLHGFNFFVVGMGFGNFDSKKDPPKFNLVDPAERNTIGVPSGGWVAIRFLTDNPGVWFMHCHLEVHTSWGLKMAWVVMDGKKPNQKLAPPPSDLPKC; encoded by the exons ATGCATCCAAAGAAGAATATTACATCATCTCATTTTCAAATCATACAAAAcaattcaaaaacaaaaaaaatcccaACAATGGCTTCTCACTTTTTGAAGGCTGTCTTTGCATTTTGTACATTTTTGTTGTTGTGTGTGTTGTTGCCTCAATTGGCTCATGCAAAGCATACAGGAATAACCAGGCACTACAAGTTTGAT ATCAAGTTACAAAATGTGACAAGGTTGTGTAAAACAAAGAGTATTTTGACTGTGAATGGGAAGTTTCCAGGGCCTAGAATCATAGCCAGGGAAGGTGACAGAGTCTTAATCAAGGTGGCCAATCATGTTCAAAATAATGTCACCTTGCACTG GCATGGAATAAGGCAATTGAGAAGTGGATGGGCTGATGGACCTGCTTATATCACACAATGTCCAATTCAAACAGGGCAGACCTATCTCTACAACTTCACTATCATTGGTCAAAGAGGCACATTGTTTTGGCATGCCCATATCTCATGGCTTAGAGCTACTATCTATGGACCTATTGTCATTCTACCCAAAAGACATGTCCCTTATCCATTCCCCCAACCCTTCAAGGAAGTCCCCATTATCTTTG GAGAATGGTGGAATGCCAACACAGAGACAATTATCAGCCAAGCCTTGAAAACAGGGTCAGGACCAAATGTTTCAGATGCCTATACCATTAATGGTCTTCCAGGACCATTGTATAACTGTTCAACTAAAG ATACATTTAAGCTAAAGGTGAAGCCAGGAAAAACTTACCTACTTCGTTTAATCAACGCTGCACTCAACGATGAACTATTCTTTAGTATAGCTAACCATAGCCTAACTGTGGTAGAAGCAGATGCTGTGTATGTAAAGCCTTTCAGAACTCAAACTATACTCATCACACCAGGTCAGACCACAAATGTTCTTTTAAGAACCAAACCGAAAGCCCCAAATGCCATCTTTGCCATGGCAGCTAGGCCATATGTCACTGGCCCAGCTGCTTTTGACAACTCCACAACCATGGGCCTGCTCGAATACGAAACAGGCCCAAACCACAAGAAGAACAAGAAGCTTCCTCTTTTAAAGCCGGTACTACCTAAGctaaacgacacgtcgttttcctTCAAATTCAGCCAAAAAATCCGTAGCCTCGCCAATGCAAAGTTCCCTGCTAAGGTTCCAAAAAATATCAACCGGAAGTTTTTCTTCACGGTTGGATTAGGACTGTCCTCTTGCTCAAAGAGCCAAAGGTGTACAAACAATACTCAAGTATTGGCGGGGATTAACAATGTGAGTTTTATTCAGCCGAATACGGCCCTTTTACAAGCTCATTTTTTCAACAAGACAAAAGGGGTGTTTACTACTGATTTCCCAACTAATCCACCTTTTAAATTCAATTACACTGGTAAACCACCAAGTAACTTGATGTTGAGTACTGGGACTAAGGTTGTTGTGTTGCCTTATAAGACTAGTGTAGAGTTGGTTTTGCAAGATACTAGCATTATTGGGGCAGAGAGTCATCCCCTTCATCTACatggatttaatttttttgtagtgGGAATGGGTTTTGGTAATTTTGATTCTAAAAAGGATCCTCCCAAGTTCAATCTTGTTGATCCTGCTGAGAGGAACACCATTGGTGTTCCTTCTGGAGGTTGGGTTGCTATTCGATTCCTCACCGACAATCCAG GTGTATGGTTCATGCATTGTCACTTGGAAGTACACACTAGTTGGGGCTTGAAGATGGCTTGGGTTGTCATGGATGGAAAGAAGCCTAATCAGAAGTTGGCTCCACCACCTTCTGATCTTCCCAAGTGTTga
- the LOC115720559 gene encoding G-type lectin S-receptor-like serine/threonine-protein kinase LECRK3: MFSFLHYLIILTFSIPSCSLTMAQNNINGTINIGATLKSGDKLFSSWLSSSGDFAFGFQQLPNNNKDLFLLAIWFNKLPEKTVVWYADTPNNPTPKGSKLELTTDRGLLLTDPQNQELWNSNPIISQVNMALFNDSGNFVLVNKNSEKIWESFSHPTDTLLPTQVLEKGDVVSSRASLSTNFSKGRFQLSLGKDGNFVLNSINLPSEFTNDNYYIRSTDNTGKQLVFSELGSLYVLSENNEIFMLSSGENGSSSDYFYRATLNFDGVFGVYSYPKNPTKGNSWSVVWSIPDNICVQSFVFGSSGACGYNRICRLNVDKRPVCECPRGFSLLDVNDEYRGCKPNFLQSCEEDSKSLVESVYTFQEIKDIDWPTGDYEVLQPYDTEKCKETCLNDCMCAVAIFRNNTCWKKKLPLTNGRVDDNIEARAFIKVRKSDFPLENPSSSSMTRNRNVLIIVGSVLLGTSLFVNFLLVGGVSMGFFFIYKKRVIKSQHDKEVSHLNLRCFTYKDLIDATDEFKEELGRGSFGIVYKGTLKDTNEHVAVKKLDRAFQDSEKEFKAEVNVIGHTHHKNLVRLVGFCEEGEQRLLVYEFMSNGALAGFLFGDMRPSWNQRIEIAMGVARGILYLHEECITQIIHCDIKPQNILLDESYNARIADFGLAKLLLINQSHTNTAIRGTKGYVAPEWFSNMPITVKVDVYSFGVLLLEIICCRRNVDIEIGDEEEAILVYWAYDCYIEGRLDVLVGNDMEAIQDMKSFERFLRVAIWCIQEDPSLRPSMKKVMLMLEGIVQVSAPPSPFLFGSNI, encoded by the coding sequence ATGTTTTCCTTTCTTCACTACCTCATCATACTAACCTTTTCAATTCCTTCATGTTCTTTAACTATGGCTCAAAACAATATCAATGGCACTATCAATATTGGTGCCACTCTCAAATCTGGTGACAAACTCTTCTCATCATGGCTTTCTTCTTCAGGTGACTTTGCCTTTGGATTTCAACAACTTCCCAACAACAACAAAGATCTGTTCTTGCTAGCCATATGGTTCAACAAATTACCTGAAAAAACAGTTGTATGGTATGCTGACACTCCCAACAATCCAACCCCAAAAGGGTCCAAACTAGAGCTCACTACAGACAGAGGCCTATTACTCACTGACCCTCAAAATCAAGAGCTTTGGAATTCTAACCCCATTATAAGTCAGGTAAATATGGCTCTTTTTAATGATAGTGGTAACTTTGTTCTTGTCAATAAAAACTCTGAGAAGATTTGGGAAAGTTTTAGTCACCCAACTGATACTTTGTTACCAACTCAAGTATTGGAAAAAGGAGATGTGGTTTCTTCAAGGGCATCATTAAGTACTAACTTTTCTAAAGGAAGGTTTCAACTTTCTTTGGGTAAAGATGGTAACTTTGTTCTTAATAGTATAAACTTACCATCTGAATTTACTAATGATAATTACTACATAAGGAGTACTGATAATACAGGTAAGCAGTTAGTGTTTAGTGAATTAGGTAGTTTGTATGTGTTGAGTGAGAACAATGAGATTTTTATGTTGAGTAGTGGAGAGAATGGTTCTAGTTCAGATTATTTTTATAGGGCTACTCTTAATTTTGATGGTGTTTTTGGTGTTTATAGTTATCCAAAGAATCCCACTAAGGGAAATAGTTGGTCTGTTGTTTGGTCTATACCAGATAATATTTGTGTACAGAGTTTTGTGTTTGGAAGTAGTGGGGCTTGTGGTTATAACAGAATTTGTAGATTGAATGTTGATAAGAGACCAGTTTGTGAATGTCCAAGAGGGTTTTCTTTACTTGATGTTAATGATGAGTATAGAGGTTGTAAACCGAATTTTCTTCAAAGTTGTGAAGAGGATTCAAAGAGTTTAGTTGAGAGTGTTTACACATTTCAAGAGATTAAAGATATTGATTGGCCAACTGGTGATTATGAGGTGCTTCAACCTTATGATACAGAGAAATGTAAAGAGACATGTTTGAATGATTGTATGTGCGCGGTTGCTATTTTTAGGAACAATACTTGTTGGAAAAAGAAGCTACCTTTGACAAATGGGAGAGTGGATGacaatattgaggcaagggctTTCATTAAAGTTAGGAAATCTGATTTTCCTCTTGAgaatccttcttcttcttcaatgaCAAGGAACCGAAATGTTTTGATAATTGTAGGCTCGGTCCTCTTAGGTACTTCTTTGTTTGTTAACTTTTTGTTGGTTGGGGGAGTTAGTATGGGATTCTTTTTCATTTACAAGAAAAGGGTTATTAAGTCTCAACATGACAAAGAAGTTTCTCATCTCAACTTAAGGTGTTTCACTTACAAAGATCTCATCGACGCAACAGATGAGTTCAAGGAAGAGCTAGGAAGAGGTTCTTTTGGCATTGTCTATAAAGGAACTTTGAAAGACACTAATGAGCATGTTGCAGTTAAGAAGCTCGATCGAGCTTTTCAAGACAGCGAAAAGGAGTTCAAAGCTGAAGTGAATGTGATCGGTCATACACATCATAAGAATCTTGTTAGATTGGTTGGATTCTGTGAAGAGGGAGAGCAAAGACTATTGGTTTATGAGTTCATGAGCAATGGAGCTCTAGCGGGGTTTCTTTTTGGTGACATGAGACCAAGTTGGAACCAAAGAATCGAAATAGCTATGGGAGTTGCTAGAGGAATTTTGTACTTACATGAAGAGTGCATCACTCAAATCATTCATTGTGATATAAAGCCTCAAAACATACTTCTCGACGAGTCATACAATGCTCGAATCGCAGACTTTGGATTAGCAAAGCTATTGTTGATTAACCAGAGTCATACTAACACTGCCATTAGAGGGACAAAGGGATATGTGGCACCAGAATGGTTTAGCAACATGCCAATCACAGTTAAAGTAGATGTGTATAGCTTTGGAGTGTTACTACTCGAAATCATCTGTTGTAGAAGAAATGTTGATATTGAAATTGGTGATGAAGAAGAAGCCATTTTAGTGTATTGGGCTTATGATTGTTACATTGAAGGAAGATTGGATGTATTGGTTGGAAATGATATGGAGGCCATTCAAGACATGAAGAGCTTTGAGAGGTTTTTGAGAGTTGCAATTTGGTGTATTCAAGAAGATCCTTCTTTAAGACCTTCCATGAAGAAAGTTATGCTAATGCTTGAAGGTATTGTTCAAGTTTCTGCTCCACCAAGTCCTTTCTTGTTTGGTTCAAATATTTGA
- the LOC115720560 gene encoding G-type lectin S-receptor-like serine/threonine-protein kinase RLK1: MAMFSELCFPLFLLILLPNTALSQTTNNITVGTTLTATDNSSPWLSPSTEFAFGFQKIKNQNDHFLLSIWYANIPDKTIVWYAFKTNSSAVVPRGSQVNLTADRGLVLVDPQGKEVWSSEIVSGEASHAVMQDEGNFVIFGSEKLWESFDHPSDTLLPGQSLSRGEGLLSRWRENVFSKGRFELKLQQDGNLVLYSVNLPTRNDNRPYYASNTDEGSNSSTAGNQLVFNETGNLYLLRVNNRRLNVGSENLVSVSATDNYIRVTLEFDGVFTKYYLPKRSNRDGKWTVLWSIPENICHDSILPSGDGVCGHNSICTLNEDSRPTCQCPKKYSFVDPNDEYGSCKPDFIQGCAEDELTHKLNPNIEDLYDVEELPNVDWPLSAYVALRPINGDDCKDSCLKDCLCAVSIFREGSCWKKKLPLSNGMFDASLNSRAFIKILKDNITLDGIPYVEEEKRKKQDKLIRVGAALLGTSVLVLAATVCVGFFFIRKKKSSRSKKISSPKNIPDFNLRSFTYEELEKATNEFRDELGRGAFGTVYKGILDMDSSVIVIAVKKLNFLVAETEKEFKNEVNVIAQTHHKNLVRLLGYCNDGQNRLLVYEYLQNGTLAKFAFGDLKPNWKQRVGIALDIAKGLLYLHEECNTQIIHCDIKPQNILLDEYNNAKISDFGLAKPLMMNQSQTNTAIRGTKGYVAPEWFRSMPITSKVDVYSFGVVLLEIVCCRKNVDMEIGEEGKEILTDWAYDCFTEGSLDMLVDYEVDALNDRKKLESYVKVSMWCIQENPCLRPNMRKVVQMLEGVVEVEDPPSPLPYSITTTI; the protein is encoded by the exons ATGGCAATGTTTTCTGAGCTTTGTtttcctctttttcttcttattcttctaCCAAACACAGCCTTATCACAAACAACCAACAACATAACAGTAGGCACAACACTCACAGCAACAGACAACTCATCACCATGGCTCTCACCCTCAACCGAATTCGcatttggttttcaaaagatCAAAAACCAAAACGATCACTTTTTGCTCTCTATATGGTATGCAAACATACCAGACAAAACAATTGTCTGGTATGCTTTTAAAACAAACTCCTCGGCTGTAGTGCCGAGGGGGTCCCAGGTCAACCTGACAGCTGACCGGGGACTTGTATTGGTTGATCCTCAAGGAAAAGAGGTATGGAGTTCGGAGATAGTAAGCGGAGAAGCTTCTCACGCTGTTATGCAAGACGAAGGAAACTTTGTGATCTTCGGGTCTGAAAAGCTTTGGGAGAGCTTTGATCACCCGAGTGATACGCTTTTGCCCGGTCAGAGTTTGAGCCGCGGAGAGGGGCTTTTGAGTCGTTGGAGGGAGAATGTGTTTTCGAAAGGGAGATTTGAGTTGAAGTTGCAGCAAGATGGAAATTTGGTGTTGTATTCTGTGAATTTACCTACTCGAAATGATAATAGGCCTTATTATGCTAGTAATACTGATGAAGGGAGTAACTCTTCCACTGCTGGAAACCAGTTGGTGTTCAATGAGACAG GCAATCTATATCTCTTGAGAGTAAATAATCGAAGATTAAATGTAGGTAGTGAGAACTTGGTCTCAGTCTCAGCAACAGACAACTATATAAGAGTTACTCTTGAGTTTGATGGTGTTTTCACTAAATATTATCTTCCCAAGAGATCCAATAGGGATGGGAAATGGACTGTTCTTTGGTCCATACCCGAAAACATATGCCACGACTCTATTCTCCCATCCGGTGATGGTGTTTGTGGACACAATAGTATTTGTACTCTCAATGAAGATTCAAGACCAACATGTCAATGCCCAAAAAAGTACTCTTTTGTTGATCCCAATGATGAATATGGAAGCTGCAAACCCGATTTCATTCAAGGCTGCGCTGAAGACGAGCTTACTCACAAGCTTAATCCCAACATAGAAGATCTCTATGATGTTGAGGAGCTTCCCAATGTAGATTGGCCCTTATCAGCTTATGTGGCATTGAGGCCTATTAATGGAGACGATTGCAAAGATTCTTGCTTGAAAGATTGTTTGTGTGCTGTTTCTATCTTTAGAGAAGGATCATGTTGGAAGAAGAAGCTCCCTCTCTCGAATGGCATGTTCGACGCAAGTCTTAACTCAAGGGCGTTTATCAAAATTCTTAAAGACAATATCACCTTAGATGGAATTCCTTATGTAGAAGAAGAGAAGAGGAAAAAACAAGACAAGTTGATCAGAGTTGGTGCAGCTCTTTTGGGTACATCGGTTTTGGTGTTGGCAGCCACAGTTTGTGTAGGATTCTTCTTCATACGCAAAAAGAAGAGTAGTAGAAGTAAAAAGATTTCATCCCCAAAAAACATACCTGACTTCAATTTGCGTAGCTTCACTTATGAAGAGCTTGAGAAAGCCACAAATGAGTTTAGAGATGAGTTGGGAAGAGGAGCTTTCGGAACTGTTTATAAAGGGATATTGGATATGGATTCAAGTGTCATTGTAATAGCAGTTaagaagctaaattttttggtaGCTGAGACTGAGAAAGAGTTCAAAAATGAAGTCAATGTAATAGCTCAAACACATCACAAGAATCTTGTTCGGTTACTTGGTTACTGCAATGATGGACAGAATCGTTTGCTGGTGTATGAGTACCTGCAAAATGGGACACTGGCAAAATTTGCATTTGGAGACTTAAAACCGAATTGGAAGCAAAGAGTTGGAATCGCTTTAGACATAGCGAAAGGACTATTGTATTTACATGAGGAGTGCAATACACAGATCATCCATTGCGATATAAAGCCTCAGAACATACTTCTTGATGAGTACAACAATGCCAAGATATCAGATTTCGGTTTGGCTAAGCCTTTGATGATGAATCAAAGCCAAACAAACACAGCCATTAGAGGAACAAAAGGGTATGTTGCACCTGAATGGTTTAGGAGTATGCCCATTACTTCGAAAGTCGATGTGTATAGCTTTGGAGTTGTACTACTTGAGATTGTTTGTTGTAGAAAAAATGTTGATATGGAGATTGGTGAGGAAGGGAAAGAGATCTTGACAGATTGGGCTTATGATTGCTTCACAGAAGGGTCATTAGATATGCTTGTTGATTATGAAGTTGATGCTTTAAATGATAGGAAGAAGTTGGAGAGTTATGTGAAGGTGTCAATGTGGTGTATTCAAGAGAATCCATGTCTTAGGCCTAATATGAGGAAGGTTGTTCAAATGCTTGAAGGAGTTGTTGAAGTAGAAGATCCACCTTCTCCATTGCCTTATTCCATTACCACTACAATTTGA